Proteins encoded by one window of Dreissena polymorpha isolate Duluth1 chromosome 11, UMN_Dpol_1.0, whole genome shotgun sequence:
- the LOC127850828 gene encoding E3 ubiquitin-protein ligase TRIM33-like yields MTTSVGSVHNSSDLVNDYVCDACEGKKIVECANYFCAQCQKLFCGKCIYQHDQLYVNHDKYGRGETNKWPLTKTMEDVLLKCDLHKEKKLKTFCEDHSQLCCSDCVFLNHRQCTNVTLISETVKKMSYDMGQLSINFQTILDELNTFKRIQEASIQTVEVSYSEQLQEIRNTREKLNAALDVLEKATLKELDEMRTTLQTSLKNDVDNCRKMTDKLKKIIEAATVTVLCDKSRKEMEFIASRKCLDRIQESESYLRKNPVKLQGSILFKANIDIEKYLSQQASLGKIVYGMQSFFLRMNPDYVMTVKSKCEYLVRIPSDGNQTNSISGV; encoded by the exons ATGACAACTTCTGTAGGTTCAGTTCATAACAGTTCAGATTTAGTGAACGACTATGTTTGTGACGCCTGTGAAGGTAAAAAAATTGTAGAATGTGCCAATTATTTTTGTGCACAGTGTCAGAAGTTGTTCTGCGGAAAATGCATTTATCAACATGATCAATTATATGTAAACCATGACAAATATGGAAGAGGAGAAACAAATAAATGGCCTCTTACAAAGACTATGGAGGACGTGTTACTGAAATGTGATCTCCACAAGGAGAAGAAACTGAAAACTTTCTGTGAGGACCACAGTCAGCTATGTTGCAGTGATTGTGTTTTCCTGAATCACAG ACAGTGCACGAATGTGACCCTAATCTCTGAGACAGTAAAAAAGATGTCATATGATATGGGACAGTTGTCAATCAATTTTCAAACTATTCTTGatgaattaaatacatttaagagAATACAAGAGGCCAGCATTCAGACTGTGGAGGTATCGTATAGTGAACAATTGCAAGAAATACGAAATACAAgggagaaattaaatgctgctTTGGATGTGCTAGAAAAGGCAACCTTGAAAGAACTGGATGAAATGAGGACCACATTGCAAACCTCACTCAAGAATGATGTTGACAACTGTAGAAAAATGACAGATAAactgaaaaaaatcattgaagcTGCAACAGTTACTGTCCTTTGTGATAAGAGCAGGAAAGAAATGGAGTTTATAGCCAGCAGAAAATGTCTGGACAGAATACAAGAGTCTGAGTCATATCTGAGGAAGAACCCTGTGAAGTTGCAGGGTTCAATATTATTCAAGGCAAACATTGATATTGAGAAGTACCTGTCTCAACAGGCAAGTTTAGGAAAGATTGTATACGGTATGCAGTCTTTCTTTCTCAGGATGAATCCAGACTATGTGATGACTGTGAAGAGTAAATGTGAGTACTTGGTGAGAATACCGAGTGACGGCAATCAGACTAACAGCATCAGTGGCGTTTGA
- the LOC127850829 gene encoding ribosome production factor 2 homolog has translation MVMQRIVKPKTQRGKRFLESREPKIFENCKQCMFVKGGNTSQTVSQLLKELYTLKKGNAIMYKRKNIMRPFEDETQMEFFSQKSDSSLFVFGSHSKKRPNNIVVGRMFDHHILDMIELGVDDFKSMFDIQGPKCSLGTKPCLMFAGEQFDSSPEYSRLKNLLIDFFRGEVITRVRLQGLEHVIQVTAADGKILVRNYRIALKKSGGRVPRVELQEMGPSVDFTMRRTKIASDDLYKRSLKKPKEATVKKKKNISKDPFGSKLGRIHMQKQDLGNLQTRKLKALKRKPDAKGDHFEGSPKKSKTSNEEAT, from the exons ATGGTGATGCAAAGAATTGT AAAGCCCAAAACCCAAAGGGGTAAGAGATTCCTGGAGTCTAGAGAACCAAAGATTTTTGAGAATTGCAAGCAGTGCATGTTTGTGAAGGGAGGCAACACGAGTCAAACTGTTTCACAGCTTCTCAAAGAATTG TACACATTGAAGAAAGGAAATGCCATTATGTATAAAAG aaagaacATCATGCGACCTTTTGAAGATGAAACGCAAATG GAATTTTTCTCCCAGAAGTCGGATTCATCCTTGTTTGTATTCGGTAGTCACTCCAAAAAACGACCCAATAATATTGTAGTGG GACGAATGTTTGATCATCACATCTTGGATATGATAGAGCTTGGCGTAGATGATTTCAAATCCATGTTTGACATACAG GGTCCCAAATGTTCACTCGGAACGAAGCCATGTCTGATGTTTGCTGGAGAACAATTTGACTCCTCGCCGGAGTACAGCAGACTCAAAAACCTCCTTATAG ATTTTTTCCGTGGTGAGGTGATCACAAGAGTACGTCTGCAGGGTCTGGAGCATGTTATACAGGTCACAGCAGCAGACGGCAAGATATTGGTCAGGAATTACAG GATTGCACTGAAAAAGTCTGGGGGTAGGGTGCCTCGTGTGGAGCTTCAGGAAATGGGTCCCTCCGTAGACTTTACGATGCGCAGGACGAAAATAGCTTCCGATGATCTCTACAAGAGAAGTCTGAAAAAACCTAAAGAGGCTACA gttaagaagaagaagaacatcTCAAAGGATCCATTCGGTTCCAAGCTTGGCAGAATCCACATGCAGAAACAGGATCTCGGCAATCTACAGACGCGCAAACTGAAGGCCTTGAAACGGAAACCAGACGCCAAGGGAGACCATTTTGAGGGCAGTCCCAAAAAATCTAAGACATCAAACGAGGAGGCCACTTGA